A single genomic interval of Candidatus Methylomirabilota bacterium harbors:
- a CDS encoding cytochrome c biogenesis protein CcdA: MESVGIIVAFSAGLFSFLSPCVLPLFPSYLSFITGMSVERLSGEVTAGTRGRVLVHSLAFIAGFTAVFVSLGVSVSAAGQFLLDYRDWIRIAGGILIIVFGLYIAGVLRVGLFGRTAQLQIREKRAGLLGSFAVGLTFAIGWTPCVGPILGSILTLASNDKTVAQGTGLLLAYSAGLGIPFLLFSLALGAFLRFFKRYRVFIPVVERVAGVLLIVVGVLVVSNYYIALNAWALTLTPEWLLKRL; the protein is encoded by the coding sequence ATGGAATCAGTGGGGATTATCGTTGCGTTTTCGGCCGGCCTATTCTCGTTTCTCTCCCCCTGCGTCCTCCCCCTCTTCCCCTCCTATCTCTCGTTCATCACCGGGATGTCGGTGGAGCGCCTGTCGGGCGAGGTGACCGCCGGCACGCGCGGCCGCGTGCTCGTGCACTCCCTGGCCTTCATCGCCGGCTTCACCGCGGTGTTCGTCAGCCTCGGCGTGTCGGTGAGCGCGGCCGGCCAGTTCCTCCTGGACTACCGCGACTGGATCCGCATCGCGGGCGGCATCCTCATCATCGTCTTCGGCCTCTACATCGCGGGCGTGCTGCGGGTGGGATTGTTCGGCCGCACTGCGCAGCTCCAGATCCGGGAGAAGCGCGCGGGCCTGCTCGGCTCGTTCGCCGTCGGCCTCACCTTCGCCATCGGCTGGACGCCCTGTGTAGGACCGATACTCGGCTCCATCCTCACGCTCGCGAGCAATGACAAGACGGTGGCTCAGGGGACAGGCCTGCTCCTCGCGTACTCCGCGGGGCTCGGCATCCCCTTTCTCCTCTTCTCGCTGGCCCTCGGCGCCTTCCTGCGCTTCTTCAAGCGCTACCGCGTCTTCATCCCCGTGGTCGAGCGCGTGGCGGGCGTCCTGCTGATCGTGGTGGGTGTGCTCGTGGTGTCCAACTACTACATCGCCCTCAACGCGTGGGCGCTGACGCTGACCCCCGAGTGGCTACTCAAGCGGCTCTGA